Part of the Candidatus Methylomirabilota bacterium genome is shown below.
GAGGACACGGCGGGACGGGCGCCGGGCGGCCCCGGCGGCGGAGGCACGGCGGTGCGCGGACCTGGTAGGGGCAGGAGGCCAGCTTCGACGCCCGGACGCAGGCGCAAGGGGACGTCGCGCAACTCGGTCTCCGGGGCCGCCACGAAGTTCATGAAGGCCGAGAACGGCATCTTCTGCCCGAACGCCGTCTGCGGCGGCAAGAGATAGGGCTGGTAGCGCTCGGGACGGAAGCTGAGGGGCACGGTGACCTGCGCGTACAGCGTACCGTCGATGATGAACCAGTCGGAGCGGGACTCGCGCGTGCTGAGCGGGCCCACGTCGAAGGGCCGCCCCAGCAGGAAGGCGAGGTTGCGACTCTCGCCGGACTCGTAGACGAAGTAGGCGTCGTCGCCGGCCCGCGGCTGGCTGCGCAACTTGGGATCGCCGAAGAGCTTCTTGGTCCCCGCCACATCCCCTCCCTGGACGCGCTTGACGAAGAGGCGCGCGATGGCCTCGGGGTCAGCGGAGGCGGGAGCGGGACAGAGCGCGATCAGGAGCAGGGCGACGGCGTGGCCAGCCAGCACCACCGATGGGCATGGGCGAAAGACACTCACATGACGAATATAGCTGGAGTCTCCCGCCAGGCCGAAATCCCACGTACACCGGCCAGCCACCCGGCATTTCGGTAACCGGGACGGCTATTTGTCGCAGCCGGAGCGCCCTTCGGCGCAGTAGACGCTCCACCACGGGTCGAGCTTCGTCTTGTCTTCGGGTCCATCGCTCATCGAGTTGGTGAGCGGTCCCTCCCTGAGCCGCGACATGGGCGTTCCCCGTCAGCCACCGACGCCGAGATAGGTGGTCGTGACCTCATGGTTGCCGCGCAGCGCGGCCGGGGTGCCCTCGAACACGATGGTCCCGTGGTCGATGACGTAGACACGGTCGGCGAGCTCGAGGGCCATCTCGGCGTTCTGCTCGACGAGTAGCATGCTCACCCGCTCGCGCTTGAGCTCCCGGACGGTGCTCATGACGGTCTCCACGATCAGCGGCGCCAGCCCCTGGGATGGCTCGTCCAGCAGGAGCAGCTCCGGCCCCGTCAGGAGCGCGCGGGCAATGGCCAGCATCTGCTGCTCGCCTCCGGAGAGCAGGCGCCCCTTACGGTCCAGCACCTCGCGGAGCTTCGGAAAGCGCTCGAGCATGCTCTCCATGGGCCAGCGCGAGCCTGGCCGGCGGGCAATCTCGAGATTCTCGCGCGCCGTGAGGTAGGAGAAGATGCCGCGCGTCTCGGGCACGAGGGCGATGCCGAGCCGCGAGATGCGGTGCGCGGGGAGCCCGGCGATCTCCGCTCCCTTGTAGCTGATGGTGCCGCGCGCCGGCGGCGTGAGGCCGGTGACGGAGCGGAGCGTCGTGGTCTTGCCCGCACCGTTACGGCCCAGCAGGGCCACCACTTCGCCCTTCCCGACCCCGAGCGAGAGGCCGTGCAGGATATGGCCGAGCCCGTAGTAGGTATCGATGCCCTTGATGTCGAGAATCATGAGTCGTCCCGGATCATGGCGCCGCCATACCCCCCAGGTAGGCGCGCCGGACTTCCGCGTTGCGCTGGATCTCTGCCGGCGTCCCCTCGGCGATGACGCTGCCGAAATGCATGACGGAGATCCGATCGGACATGCTCATGACGACGCCGATCTTGTGCTCGATGAGGACGATGGTGTACCGCCCCTTGAGCTTCCGCACGAGGGCCACCATCTTCTGGGTCTCGTCCGGCGAAAGGCCGGCCGCGGGCTCGTCCAGCAGCAAGAGCCGCGGGGCGGCGGCCAGCGCGATGGCCAGCTCGAGCTGCCGCTGCTCGCCGTGGGAGATCTCGCGGGCCGGCTGCCCGGCCTTGTCGGCAAGCCCCACCTCCCCGAGCGCGGCCCGGGCGCGGTCGAGGAGCTCCGGGTACCGATCAGCGCGGCGCCAGGCGAGGCCCCGCCAGGAATCCTGGCGCGCGAAGGCGGCCAGCCACACATTGTCAGCGATGGACAGCGTGGGGAAGATGCTCGTGCGCTGAAAGGAGCGCGCGATGCCGAGGTGGGCGACCTTGTGCGGGGGCGTGCCCGCGATATCACGCCCGTCGAAGATGATGCGGCCAGAGGTGGGCGTGAGCTGCCCCGTGAGCAGATTGAAGAACGTGGTCTTGCCGGCTCCGTTGGGCCCGATCACCGAGTGCAGCGCGCCTTCCTGGACCTCGAGGGTGACGGCGTTGACCGCGGTCAGGGCCCCGAATGCCTTGGTGAGGCCCTCGGTCCTAACGAGCGGCATCGGTCCGAACGGCGGGGGGCGGCCGCCGCGCCGCGCGCCACGCCCAGAGGCGCGCCCACGCCTCGACGACTCCGCCTCGGAAGAACAGCACCACGATCACGAAGGCGACGCCGAGGAGAAGCGGCCAGCGCGCCCACATGGCGCTGACCGACTCGGAGAGCCAGATGAACACGAAGGAGCCGATGACCGGCCCGTACAGGGAGCCGGAGCCGCCGATGAGAGTGGCGAAGACGACATTGCCGGAGAAGACGAAGCCGATCGACTCCAGGGGCACGATGCCGAAGAGCATGGCGTAGAGCACCCCCGCCAGGCCCGAGTAGGCGCCGCCGATCACGAAGGCCGCGAGCTTCAAGCGCGAGACGTCGTAGCCCAGGGCCTCGGCGCGCGGCTCATTCTCACGGATCGCCTGCAGGATCTTCCCGAGGGGAGACTCCACGATGCGCTTCATGACCCAGAGGGAGAGCAGGAAGAGGGCGGCGACCACGGCATAGTAGGCCAGCGGCGGATGGATGTCCAAGCCGAGAACGTTTGGCCGCGGAATGCCCGGCATGCCGTCCTCGCCACCGGTGACCGTCGTCCACTGATAGGCCGTGAAGTAGAACATCTGGTTCAGGGCGAAGGTCAGCATGATGAAGTAGAGGCCCGCGCGCTGAACGCAGAGATAGCCGACGACGGCCGCGGTCACGGCCCCCACCACGATGCCGATGGCGAGCACGAGGGGCACGTTGACGGCGTAGTGCTTCAAGAGGTAACCCCCCGCGTAGCCCGCCGAGCCGAAGAACGTGGCCTGGCCAAAGGACAGGAGACCCGTATAGCCCAGCAGCAGGTTGAGACCGAGCCCGAAGATGGCGAAGATCCAGATCTCCGTGGCGATGGCATGCCGGACGAAGATCGGGAGCAGGAGCACCGCGCCAAGGATGGCCAGCCACGCTTTACTCATCGAATCCCGAACAACCCTTGCGGGCGCACGAGGAGCACGGCGGCCATGACGGCGAAGATGACGGCCACCGAGGCCTCTGGCCAGAACAGCGCCACCAGGCTCTGGGCGACGCCGACGAGCAGCCCGGCCACGATGGATCCCAGCAGGTTCCCCAGCCCCGCGAGGGCGACGACGACAAAGGCGATGCCGAGCATGTCCACACCCATGAGGGGGTTCAGCCCCCGGATGGGCGCGGTCAGAGCTCCCGCGATCCCGGCCAGGACGCAGCCCAGGGCAAAGGCGGCGGTGAAGAGGCGATGGATGTCGATGCCGAGAAGGGAGACCATCTCCTTGTCCTCGATCCCCGCGCGCATGATCGCCCCGTAGCGCGTCTTCTCGAGGAAGAGCCAGGCCCCGAACACGAGGAGCGCGGCGGCGACCATGACGAACAGCCGGTACTTCGGATAGAAGGTGATGCCGAGGTTCACGCCGCCGCGCAGCAGGGGCGGGGGAAGCTGGCTCATGCCCACGGGGCTCCAGACGATGATGATGCCCTCGGTCACGATCAGCGAGAGGCCGAACGTGAGCAGGAGCTGGTAATCGTGCCCCGCCTTGTAGAGCGGCCGGATCCCGCCGTACTCGATCAGCACTCCCAGCAGTCCCACGCCGAGCGGCGCCAGCACGAGGGCCAGCCAGAAGTTGCCCACGAGCTGGATCACCGTGTAGAGCAGATACGCGCCCAGAGCGAAGAGGGCACCGTGGGCGAAGTTGGGGATATTGAGCACGCCCGTGATGATGCTGAGCCCAATGCCCATCAAGGCATACAGCATCCCCGTGGCCAGACCGTTCAGCACCTGGCTGAAAAGCAGCGAGACGTTCATGACGTCGCGGTTGCTCGAGCGCCGGCTTGGCCGGCGCAACCCGCTTCTGGGGGGAGGTTCGGAAGGGGGGCAGAGCCCCCCTCCGAGCTCACAATGCGCCGATGTCCTTGCAGGCCGCGTACTCCGCGGGCAAAGGCGTGGAGCCCGTCGCAATGATGTCGGCGAAGTCCATGGGATTCTTCATCGCTTCCTTCTTCTTGCAACGCATGAAGAAGAACGGGCGCAGGGTCTGGTGGGTCTTGGCATCGACGCGCATGCGTCCCACCAGATCGTCGACCTCGAGACCCTCCAGGGCCTTGATCACGTCAGGCACCTCGGTCGACTTGGCCTTGTCCATGGCGTGCAGCATCATCCGGGTCATCCCGTAGGCCGCGGCAGGGGCGTAGCCGGGCGGGCCGCCGAACTTGGCCTGATAGCTCTTCACGAATTCGCGCGCCACCGGGGTGTCGGCAGTGTAGTAGAAGTTCGATCCCACCCACATGTTCTCGCGGATCTCGGGGTTGAGCTGCACGAGCTCCTCGACGCCCGAGGACCACGTCAGGATGAGCGGTACCTTGGGGGTGAGGCCGAAGTTGAAGATCTCCCGGGCCCCGGTGACGGCGTCCAGGCCAAAGTTGATCATGGCCACCACGTCGGGCTTGTTGCCCGCCGCCTTGGTCACATAGTTGGAGAACTCACGCTCGCCGAGCGGATGCCGGTCGGCGCCGACGAACTCGATCCCGTGCGTCTTACCCACCTCCTTGATGTACTTCTCCACCGACCAGCCGAAGGCGTAGTCGGCCACCAGAAGGTGCCAGCGCTTGGCCTTGGGATTGGCCTGCATGAAAGTGTCCACCACCGTCTTGGCCGCGGTATAGGGGCTCGCCGCCCACTGGAACGAGTAGCGGTGGCAGCGTGCGCCCGAGATGTCCTCGGTGCCGCCGCTGAAGTAGTGGAAGGTCTTCTTCCGCTTGGCCACTTCGGAGACGGCCAGGGCGACGCCGGAGGACCAGGGGCCGATGATGTACTTGGCGCCATCGGCATCGATGGCTTCCTCGGCCCGTCGCGTGGCGCTGCCCGCCTTGGTTTCATCGTCGCGGGTGATGTACTTGATGGCGCGGCCCTGGATCTTCATTCCTCGTTCGTCGAGGGCCAGCTTCATGCCGCGGTCGAGGACCGGGCCCACGTCGGCAAAGGCCCCAGTGAAGGACCAGAGCCCCAGCATGACGAGATCCTTCGGCTGGCCTTGGAGCACGGCCGGGAATCCGAGACCGGCCGCCGCGGCGGCGCCGGAGAGCTTCAGCACGTCCCGTCGAGTGAGCTCGCTCATCACTGGCCCTCCGCCTGCTCGGGGTTCGAGGCCCGTTCCTGGCTATCGGCTGGGGCGAGAATCGGTCGAAGGCGGCCGAGTGTCAAGCGCTCTCTAGGCAAGCGAACTGGTGCGCGCGGCAACCCGCGCTTACCGTGTATTATCTGAACGTGACGGGCATGTAGCCGTTCCTGCGGTGGCGCTCAGGGGGGCAGCATCTATGTCGGTCCGACACGAGAGCCAGGGTCGAGTCACCACCGTCATCCTCGACCCCCCCGACGGCCGGTCGGCGGGCGCGGCCGAGGCCCTGGCCACGGACCTGGCCAACCGTGGGGGACCCGTGGGGCAGCCCGCGGGCACGGGGCGTCACGGCGCGCCGGTGGCCTGAGAGGACGCGGACGATGCCTCATCGCGTGAAGCCTTACCGCCTGGCCTCCTTCGTGGGATTCCTCGGCATCTTCCTCTTCGCTTTGGTCGGGCTCATGCAGCTCCCCGCGCTGGGTCAGGCCGAGACGGCCGTCCGTGGACTCGCCTGGATCGCGGTGGCCGCCGCCATAGCGCTCCTCGCCCGTGCGTGGTGGAATCTCGCCCTCGAGATCTTCGGCAGCCGGATGAACACGACCGCCTTCGTCCTCCTGGTGGCCTTCGTCGCCTGGGTCTGGATCTGGTTCGCCATCGTGGTCGTCAAGTGCGAGGGCTCGCTGCCCGCCTGCGGGGCCTGGCGGCCCATGGTCGACGTGGGCGCCCTCACCATGTGGGCAACCTTTGCCTGGGTCGTGTGGTGGCGGACCGAGCGGTGGATCCTCTCCGCCCTGCTCCTGGTCGGGAGCATCATGACGCGCCTGCCCATCTACGTGAAGGACCTGCCCCCGAGCACCCGGCCCGTCGGCATCTGTGTCCTCTCCCTGGGGCTGGTGCTCTCGCTCGCCGCGCTCTTTCGCAAGGCGCCCGACATCGAGCCCAGCAGCGCATCGGACCGCTTCTTCCAGGCCGGCTGGTTCCAGGCCGTCCTCGTGGTGACGGCCTTCGCCACCCTCGTGGTGGTCAGCCTGCCGTATATCCTGACCTGGCTCGGGCGGCGCTGACCGCGGTCAGGCGATGCTCCTGGAGCACGAGGGCTTTCGTCCCCGCGTTCACGACAGCGCCTACGTCGCGCCGACGGCCGTGGTGTGCGGCGACGTCACCATAGGGCCGGAGTGTCGAGTCCTCTTCGGCGCCGTGCTCACGGCGGAGAGCGGCCCCGTGGTCCTCGGCTCACGCTGCATCGTCATGGAGCAGGCCGTGCTTCGTGGCACCAAGGCGTGTCCGCTGAGGCTCGGCAGCCACGTGCTGGTGGGTCCGCACGCGCATCTCTCCGGCTGTACCGCCGCGGACGACGTCTTCATCGCCACGGGCGCCTCGATCTTCAACGGGGCGCATATCGGGACGCGAAGTGTCGTGCGCATCAATGGCGTCGTTCACATCAAGACGGCGCTGGCGCCGGATACCGTGGTGCCCATCGGCTGGATCGCGGTGGGCGATCCCGCGCAGATCCTGCCCCCCACAGAGCATGAGCGGATCTCGGCCGCGCTCGAAGCGCTCAACTTCTCGCGCTGGGTCTTCGGCCTCGACCCCGCCCCGCCCGGCCAGACCAATATGCCGGAGCGGACGCGCCGCTACGCGAGAGCCCTCGGCCGACACCGCAGCGATCGCATCCTCGATCGCCACGCCTCCCCCGACTTCTAGCCCAGGCTGCTGAAAAAGGCCCATCTGCTTCGTTGGCGCCCTCGGTCGCACGCTCAACGTACAGAGAGTACGCCTCGCGTGCGACCGTCGGGCGCCGCCTCGCATCTGGACCTTTTTGAGCAGCCTGGATTTCGCGGGCGGCTAGCGGCCGAAGAGCCTTCGGAAGTCGTCGAGCTCGGGGCGGGAGACGGCCGGATTCTTCTGCAGCTCGGCCAGCACCTCGTCGGTCCGGCGCTCGAGATGGGTGGTCAGCCGCGAGAAGACCTTGAGCACGCGCCTGGCCTCGAGGGCGGCCTTGTCCTTCGCGATCACGCCGGCCAGGCTCGAGAGCATCCGGCTGTCGAGCACTCCAAAGACCTGGAGTGATGTGGCCAGCCCGGGCCGGCCCGTGGGGTCGGATCCATTGGCATAACGGAGGACGACCACCGCCTGGCCGCGGATATCGGGCAGCAAGGTCTGCTCGAAGTGGCCACGCGCATAGACGACGCGCAGTCCGCCCTCCCCGTACATCGGGGTGATGAGACCTTTGAGGCCCCACCCGTCGTCGAGGTGCAGCCCGTCGGCCTCCCGCCAGATCCGGTAGCGCGCCAGTCGCAGCGTGCGCGTCACCTGCGTGGCGAACTCCGGATGGTCGAGCAGATAGTTGAAGATGTCGAGCCGCAGCGGGAACGGCTCGAGCTCGGCGCGCGTGGTGATGCTGGCCAGCGCGATCACCTTCTCGATCCGGGCGCGCTCGGCGGGCGGCACGGAAGAGGGGAGCGTGAGCGCGGGATCGGCCGCAGATGCTGGGCCGGGCCAGAGAAGGACGGTGGCGGCGAGACCCGCCGCCCCCGCGAGAGCCCGAAGCACGGTGCCTAGTGGTTGGATCGGATCCTGATGATGTTGCTGCCCGGCGACTCCCGGTCGATATCCCGGTCGCGCCAGGTGATCACGGCCTTGAAAGTGGTGGGCGGGTCGCCCTGATCCACGATGAGGTAGGCCAGGTCCGGAAAGAGGGCATTGTTGGACAGCCCGACGACGGCACCGATGCCCTGCCGGAGATCGAGGTTCTTGGCGACGAACTTGTCCCAGACATTGCCGTGCGACTCGTGGAAGGCCACGAGCGGCAGCGGCAGCTGCAGGGCGGCTGCCTTGTTCCCGTTCGTGACCGTGTAGGGCTGGAAGAGCCGCATCGGCCCCGCGCCCTTGAGGGTGACGCGGACGATCTCCTGCGGCCGGGCATTGCCCGCGCTCCTGATGATCCAGATGCTGCGCTCCCCAGGCTTACCCTGCCAGCGCACCTCGTCCCAGCTCGGCGTGTCGATCCCGCCCCGCAGGATGTCGGCGGCGATGGCCACGCCGCCCCAGGCGCGAGCGATGCTGGTCGGCACCGACTGGAGGGGCCGCTGCACGAGGATGACCCCGCGGTCCATGGTACCCGTGTCGAGCGCCTGCTCCATCTTGTCGAGGCCGGGGCCCGACGCCCCGTTATACAGCTCGGAGGCGCTCACGAAGGAAGTGAGCGCCCGATCGTAGATGCTCGCCACGAGCAGCCGGTACTCGACGGCCTGGGCGGGGGCGCCGGCCAGGACCAAGGCCAGGAAGCCCACCACCGCCGTGACGAACACGTTCCGAGACTTCGTCATGGGGCCTCTCGATCGAAGGAGATGCGCTGCTCGCTACAGTATGCCACCGCCCCCCGTCACGCGCGAACTGGAAGAGGGCAGGTCGGGCGGATCAGGCGTAGATGTCTTCGCGCGTGGTGGGCTCGGTGGAGATGGCCGGGTCCCATTGCTTGCGCAGCAGCATCTGCCAGAGCCCGATCGACCCGCCCTGGAAGGCGACGGAGGAGCACGTCAGGTACAGTCGCCACGTGCGGTAGATCTCCTCGCCGACGAGGGCGCGCGCCTCATCGGCGCGGGCCTGGAGCCGCTCCACCCACTGGCGGCAGGTGCGCGCGTAGTGGAGCCGCAGGTTCTCGACGTCCACGATCTCCCACTGGGCGCGCTCCATCTCCGTCATCGTCTCGGTGACGCCGGAGAGATCTCCGTTGGGAAATACGTAGCGGTAGAGGAAGTCTGTCTGGCTCGTGTGCTTCCAGTGGAACTCGTGGTGGATGCCATGGTTCAGGTAGAGCCCGCCGTCGTTGAGCATGTCGCGCACGCGGGCGAAGAAGACGGGATAGTTCGCGATGCCCACGTGCTCGATGACCCCGATGGCCGCGATCTTGTCGTACCGCGCGTCCGCGGGGATGTCGCGGTGGTCGCGGTGCTCGACCACGCAGCGCCCCTCGAGCCCTTCGCGCCTGATGCGCGCCTGGGCCCATTCGGCCTGGGCGCGCGAGAGGGTGACCCCGTGCGCCTTGACGCCGTAGTGCTGGGCCGCCCAGATGGAGAGCCCTCCCCACCCGCAGCCGATATCCAGCATGGTCTCGCCGGGCTTGAGGCGGAGCTTGCGGCAGACGAGGTCGACCTTGTCCTCTTGCGCTTGCTCGAGCTTGCCGTCCGGCTCGCGGTAGTACGCGCAGGTGTAGAGCATGAGGGGGTCGAGGAAGAGCGCGTAGAATTCGTTCGAGACGTCATAGTGGTGCGCGATCGCCTGGGCGTCGCGCTGCTTGCTCGAGCCTCGCATCACGTCGCCTCCCGCATCCCGAAGATGCTGTTGAACACGATGCGCCGGCGGGCCGCCCCCAGGCCCAGGATGAGCCGCACCGCTCCTCGGGCCACCGATTCCGGCAGACGTCCGAGCTGGCGCTCGAGCCAGCGCGGCTCGCCCGGCCCGTAGAGGGCCGTGATCTGCCGGGCGTAGCCCTCGAGAGCGCGGCCGGTCCTGAGGTATGCCTCGGCCGCCTCCGCGGCCAGGAGACCGCTCCGAATAGCGGGGCCGATGCCCTCGCCAGAGAGATCACGCGCGAGCCCCGCCGCGTCCCCGACGAGCAGAAACCGCGGTCCGGTGAGTCTCCGCGGCGCTTGCCGTCGCACCACGTAAGCATGTCCCTTGAAGGGTTCGATGGGCAGATCCGCGGGGAGTCGACCCGTCGCGCGGAGCGCATGGATGAGCGCCTCGCGGCGCCTGGGCAGACTGCCGTCGCTGCCACCCGTGCAGCCGATGCCGACATTGACGAAGTCCTGCTTGGGGAAATACCAGCCATACCCGCGCAGGTCGGGCTCCACGTAGAGCTCGGGCGCGCGCATGAAGGGCGCGAGGCGCTCCACCCACTCGGCGGGCAGCCGCGTCTCGCTTTCCTGGGCGGCGACCACCTCCTCGCGTTCCGAGACATCGCCCAGGGCCCTCGCCACCGGGCAGCGGTGGCCGCCGGCGCCGATGACGACAAGTGCCTCGAAGCAGCCCCGCTCGGTCTGAACGGTGACAGCGTCGTGGCTCTGCTCGACGCCGGTCACCCTGATGCCCCAGCGCACATCCGCGCCCGCCGCCGCGGCCCGCTCGAGAAGATAGTGGTCGAACTCGCGACGGATGATGCCGTAG
Proteins encoded:
- a CDS encoding ABC transporter ATP-binding protein, whose amino-acid sequence is MILDIKGIDTYYGLGHILHGLSLGVGKGEVVALLGRNGAGKTTTLRSVTGLTPPARGTISYKGAEIAGLPAHRISRLGIALVPETRGIFSYLTARENLEIARRPGSRWPMESMLERFPKLREVLDRKGRLLSGGEQQMLAIARALLTGPELLLLDEPSQGLAPLIVETVMSTVRELKRERVSMLLVEQNAEMALELADRVYVIDHGTIVFEGTPAALRGNHEVTTTYLGVGG
- a CDS encoding ABC transporter substrate-binding protein; the protein is MSELTRRDVLKLSGAAAAAGLGFPAVLQGQPKDLVMLGLWSFTGAFADVGPVLDRGMKLALDERGMKIQGRAIKYITRDDETKAGSATRRAEEAIDADGAKYIIGPWSSGVALAVSEVAKRKKTFHYFSGGTEDISGARCHRYSFQWAASPYTAAKTVVDTFMQANPKAKRWHLLVADYAFGWSVEKYIKEVGKTHGIEFVGADRHPLGEREFSNYVTKAAGNKPDVVAMINFGLDAVTGAREIFNFGLTPKVPLILTWSSGVEELVQLNPEIRENMWVGSNFYYTADTPVAREFVKSYQAKFGGPPGYAPAAAYGMTRMMLHAMDKAKSTEVPDVIKALEGLEVDDLVGRMRVDAKTHQTLRPFFFMRCKKKEAMKNPMDFADIIATGSTPLPAEYAACKDIGAL
- a CDS encoding branched-chain amino acid ABC transporter permease, which produces MSKAWLAILGAVLLLPIFVRHAIATEIWIFAIFGLGLNLLLGYTGLLSFGQATFFGSAGYAGGYLLKHYAVNVPLVLAIGIVVGAVTAAVVGYLCVQRAGLYFIMLTFALNQMFYFTAYQWTTVTGGEDGMPGIPRPNVLGLDIHPPLAYYAVVAALFLLSLWVMKRIVESPLGKILQAIRENEPRAEALGYDVSRLKLAAFVIGGAYSGLAGVLYAMLFGIVPLESIGFVFSGNVVFATLIGGSGSLYGPVIGSFVFIWLSESVSAMWARWPLLLGVAFVIVVLFFRGGVVEAWARLWAWRAARRPPPAVRTDAAR
- a CDS encoding cyclopropane-fatty-acyl-phospholipid synthase family protein, giving the protein MRGSSKQRDAQAIAHHYDVSNEFYALFLDPLMLYTCAYYREPDGKLEQAQEDKVDLVCRKLRLKPGETMLDIGCGWGGLSIWAAQHYGVKAHGVTLSRAQAEWAQARIRREGLEGRCVVEHRDHRDIPADARYDKIAAIGVIEHVGIANYPVFFARVRDMLNDGGLYLNHGIHHEFHWKHTSQTDFLYRYVFPNGDLSGVTETMTEMERAQWEIVDVENLRLHYARTCRQWVERLQARADEARALVGEEIYRTWRLYLTCSSVAFQGGSIGLWQMLLRKQWDPAISTEPTTREDIYA
- a CDS encoding branched-chain amino acid ABC transporter permease; its protein translation is MNVSLLFSQVLNGLATGMLYALMGIGLSIITGVLNIPNFAHGALFALGAYLLYTVIQLVGNFWLALVLAPLGVGLLGVLIEYGGIRPLYKAGHDYQLLLTFGLSLIVTEGIIIVWSPVGMSQLPPPLLRGGVNLGITFYPKYRLFVMVAAALLVFGAWLFLEKTRYGAIMRAGIEDKEMVSLLGIDIHRLFTAAFALGCVLAGIAGALTAPIRGLNPLMGVDMLGIAFVVVALAGLGNLLGSIVAGLLVGVAQSLVALFWPEASVAVIFAVMAAVLLVRPQGLFGIR
- a CDS encoding ABC transporter ATP-binding protein, which translates into the protein MPLVRTEGLTKAFGALTAVNAVTLEVQEGALHSVIGPNGAGKTTFFNLLTGQLTPTSGRIIFDGRDIAGTPPHKVAHLGIARSFQRTSIFPTLSIADNVWLAAFARQDSWRGLAWRRADRYPELLDRARAALGEVGLADKAGQPAREISHGEQRQLELAIALAAAPRLLLLDEPAAGLSPDETQKMVALVRKLKGRYTIVLIEHKIGVVMSMSDRISVMHFGSVIAEGTPAEIQRNAEVRRAYLGGMAAP
- a CDS encoding gamma carbonic anhydrase family protein, giving the protein MLLEHEGFRPRVHDSAYVAPTAVVCGDVTIGPECRVLFGAVLTAESGPVVLGSRCIVMEQAVLRGTKACPLRLGSHVLVGPHAHLSGCTAADDVFIATGASIFNGAHIGTRSVVRINGVVHIKTALAPDTVVPIGWIAVGDPAQILPPTEHERISAALEALNFSRWVFGLDPAPPGQTNMPERTRRYARALGRHRSDRILDRHASPDF
- a CDS encoding geranylgeranyl reductase family protein produces the protein MEGQRTGGAFDVIVVGGGPGGSTAAWRLAKRGLRPLVLDAAVFPRVKICAGWVTHEALRDLDIDPDKYPLTIQPFDLCVLEFEGARHETAWRRPASYGIIRREFDHYLLERAAAAGADVRWGIRVTGVEQSHDAVTVQTERGCFEALVVIGAGGHRCPVARALGDVSEREEVVAAQESETRLPAEWVERLAPFMRAPELYVEPDLRGYGWYFPKQDFVNVGIGCTGGSDGSLPRRREALIHALRATGRLPADLPIEPFKGHAYVVRRQAPRRLTGPRFLLVGDAAGLARDLSGEGIGPAIRSGLLAAEAAEAYLRTGRALEGYARQITALYGPGEPRWLERQLGRLPESVARGAVRLILGLGAARRRIVFNSIFGMREAT